Sequence from the Dysidea avara chromosome 5, odDysAvar1.4, whole genome shotgun sequence genome:
ATAAAAAAAagccaaacaaactagtatattaaaaattaaatgaagtagggatccaagcagtgaaacaagagatgaattacagcatagctcagtgggaaaatccctactttggcattgaacaaaatgagtGTTATGACATACCAatttagggattttctcactgacttatgctgtaataccatcattcatcccttgtttcactactttttatcgcttggatcactacttcattttaatttGTAATATACTATCTGTACCAGCATAGAGCTAGACATTGTTGTGTACTCTCTTGTACAGTCCTATAAAATAAGGGCCTACCTacttgtacatacatgtataaaatgtgtgtgtgtatgtgtgtttgtgtgtgtaagCGTATAAGAATAGTATGTGAAAATGCCACAGAAAATTTAGTAGAGAAAGCAATAAGAAGCTATTCATTGTTCTATCTGTGACAAGTGGTTTCATATAACATTAGTGGATTCTCAGTACATGATTCAGGGCCTGAAATTATGGTTTGGAAGTGATCTGACAAATCCTGCTAAGTGGTCGGATATACTCAATAATACTGTGCAAAGTGTTCAGACATTAGCCAGAAATGGTCGGAAAAtggcagatgtctgaccataatttcaggctctgtAATTGCAGACCGGACACCTAGAAACTTGTTCTAAGCTTTCCCCTAACTTAGGCTTGTGTGACCGTTTTACCGACAGCAAACAGAAGGAAGGAAGATGTGTGTGCGcgcatgtgtatgtatgtgtgtgtgtgggtgtgcgtgAGTgcgtatgtatatgtgtgtatgtgtaacacacacacacgctcatgcaggcagcatagccaagtggctagagcattggcctggtaattgaaaggttcccgGTTTGATGCTTGGTTGTACtaaattggtgttgttgttgtttccttgagcaagaaactttactcacattgcttagctgtttaaatggggacctggtggcctggtgtcaactagtATGGCATGGCCACCCCTTCGATTAGAAATTAAGGGTGTTGTCTGTCTAGCATCACATACTTGTGCAGATGAAATgcagtacagtagaccctcggttatccaaCCCTCGTTTATCCGAaatcggaaatgactgctctattagagtattttgagtataggtgtacgttttattagagtatttcaatggagatcagtatataaatgtatgggcttcagttatccgaacaattcacttatctgaacacttttatcattgcctgagaacaaaggggttcggataaccgagggtctactgtattgCATTATAATAACCACATAATTAAATTCATATTCCTTGGTTTTTTTATTATCAATTGAGAGGTCAGCAAAAGTGTTTGTAACAAATGCCTTTGATTGTGTACTTGGCATTTAGAACGGATATCTTCATGTATCGTCACCATTACAAAGCGCAAGAAAATTTGTACAAGTTATGCATTAATTTACAACCAAGTGATTTGATTGGTTGCACCTGATTCTCGTAATCTGGCACATGTACATGATGCTAGATAGACCTTTAATTCTAATTGAAGGAGTGGTCGCGCAAGACTAGGTATCAATGGGGGGAAACAGCCCATCCatctgtaacatcaatgggtacctggtattgaCTGGAAGATGACGATCCAGGTGGGACctcaggtgcccacaccttcacctgtgtgacatggtacagcctcctgcaggttactagtcctgccccaggaggactTGCCTgcgctgactcctagcacctgagtagtacaCAGGTGTCCCAATGCTGATTTACTGGGTAGACATGACccctgaaggctttgcttttccTTTTTGTGTATCCGTGCGTATGCGCAtgcacacgtgtgtgtgtgtgtgtgtggtgtgtggtaaACATTCTCCACCATAATGTGATTAAGGGACTCAATACCCTCCCAGTTTTTTATTAatatttgtgtacatgtgtatttacACGTAGTATCATTGTCCCTCACAGAGTATATGTGTATGCTGGAACAAGGCCATCAGGTCACTACAGGAACAATATGGTGTACTAGTGGAAGACAATGCCTCCATCATCCTACAGTGTTTCACTAATACTCTACACCACAAGTTGCTGGATACTGCCACACAGGTTGGTCAACTATTCCCTCCATGTTACTATGACTACCATTTGAAAATCATTACTGTTACTATTATCTTATGCAGTTGGTGGGGATGTTTGGAGGTAACACAACATATACTAATCTACTCACTGAACTATTGGATAGGATGTGTTCAATATGTCTCAATATATTCCAAGCTGGTGAGTTGAATATCTAAAAGTCAACAACCACACACATAGTTTCCATTTTAGATAGACTATATTGCTTGCATATGATGTTTGAAGTATATTAAAGAATAACTTAAAGTACTGCCCAAATGCAATGTCACAAGCAACAATTGCGCTTGATTTTTTTAACAAAAAGGGGCGTGACAGCTGTTTCAAGTCTTCATCCCGGAAAACTCACAAATGAAATGGCTACCATGCCTtttttagcaagttttttaatcacacACAATTAGTGTTTGCGTCATTGCGTTTGGGCTGTATTGGTACCCAGAAACAGACCATTTGGCCATCCATTTTTAGCAGTGGCTAGTAATGGATACAATGATTGAGACACATATAGTAGTCTGTTGCTGTACAGCCCAACGTGGGTTTCCCCAACTAGGTACATATGTACCAATCCCTGAATCATGTGTGTGGTTATAGTTTTGTTGCCACAAAGCACAAATACATAATCCCATTGTCTAGAAGAAATTCAATTTGTATTTGATTCATGATATATGCATCAATTATTGACATAAAAGATACATCCCTTAGTATAAGCTTCTTGTAGAATATTGTTCTGTAGGTAGTTCAACCATTATAGGAGTGAGTGCTTTTTGGTGGGGACCatggaattataacactaatgAAAACATACAGTGAAACATGTGTATTATGAATCTCCGACATGAGGTGCAGTTATACAAGAGTAGCTAAAGGTTTGTCAACTGTGCGAGGCTCGGCCAATAATTACAAGGATTTCACAATTCTTAACAAGTTAAACAGTCTGCTGCAGTATGAAACTCATCCTCCACATGAAGGAGTTGTACAGAAGCATTATTGGTATACGTGGTGGTTGCAAAGTATACCACTTAAAGGAGATTTAACACTCGCAACGGTTTTTTACTAGGTGCATGCacctttctttttttcttttttttttttgtagaaaCTTATTGTTTTTGGTGCACTTAAGATACCATTGTGAGGGTAatctgaggctggtttttggttaATATATTTGTTGGGAAAATACAAACATTATTGATACTACCAAACTGAATGATATGAGATGTCATTTCTTTTCAGACATGAGAAATAATCCAGACACTTTAAGAACTTTTTTCTATTTACTCACAAGAGTgaggtgacttgtgtgtagctgaagtgtttttaccttgtgtgtgtgtgtgtagacaATGAAGACTGTACCAGTTCTATTAGCAGAGAGACAGACATTCTTAACACTCTTTGAATTTGGTAAGTGGAACATTTTTGTGTATGTAATGTTCTGTTTAGGGTGATCCCATACAGGTTGTGCTGCAGCTCAACTACCAGAATTACCAACTATAAAGGCAGTGACATCGTTTCTTGTAAGCACTGTCACATGTGTActcactaaacacacacacacacacacacacacacacacacacacacacacacacacacacacacacacacacactacactacacacacacacactacactacacactacactacacacacacacactacactacacacacacacgcgctacactacacacacacactacactacactacacacacactacactacacacacacacacacactacactacacacacactacacacacacacactacactacacacacacacacactacactacacacacacacacacacacacggtaCTGTTTCTATTATTGTTTTATATACTACTAACAGGCTGACTACATAGTAGCAGCTCAAACTATTGAGCTATACAGTCAAATGGTGGATACTCATGGCAAATCACTAGTTACCTACATATTACAGGTATGGGCTACACACAGGCTATATGTGTATATCTTATTACTGATCATGTGTACAAAGGATTTTGGTCATCATAGTACTAGATCCCTCAAAGAAAATAGTGCCCCCTCCCCTCCCCCAAAAAATGCTGCTGTCAAAAATAGTCATAGAAATATTTTACTCGACCTAAAATACCTTCACTGAAGAGTTTTATTGTATCTAACATTAAAAGTAAAAAAAGAGAGAGAACTCTTACAGAATTACTATTTTGTTTTAATCCTAATTTCTAGGTGATCTTCCAGCTGGGCCACAGTCAAAGGCTAAGCGATCTTTCACACAACCTCCATTATGTGACACTAATAAACTCACAACTGGTATGTGGCTTTTGGTATCTGACAATATCCACTCTCTATGTCTTGCCTTTATCTTTCACCTTTAATTCTTCTCTTTATCATAGGactgaaacaaatactgcaaatacttgagtactcgttaagatcacatgacctagctcacatgatgcatttggaGTGCCACAATGCAGGCTATAGGGCTTATTGGCTTGTCAGAAACacactttaatacagtgtgtgtatcatttttATTACTTGAAAAAGCTGTTAACTACAGCATAAAACATGTCATGTAGTTTGCTCAttgctttgatgcccaaccagttcaaagatacgatACAGTTTGACTCATTGTATTGAGCAACACGGAGTGTTTAAttatgggtttgggtttacaagTTAGGCTAGACTCAGCATAATTGCTAAGTTTCGACTAGTTGACAGTTACTAATTAAGTCACGAATGATCAATAAAATATTTGCTTGGGGAATGCGTGGATGATTATTACTACTTATCacgtgtcagccattgagcagaccacagaACAGCACAAATAGGACAACTAGGTTAGTAACTTATATATTAACTCCAAAGTTTGTAAGCTTATTTTAATACAAAATGTTAGCATTAAAAATCCGCACCCCCAATCACAATTTTTCTGGCGCTGTGTGTAAAGCTTAATGATGTATGAACAGCATTctaatggctattagcccaccactatcaatcatcagatactgaTGTGTAATAGGAACAGGGTGAGTACTCTGTAGATCTTTCACAAGTGTGCCTAGAGTGATATATACCACTTCTACCACGACTGTGTTGGGTTTTGCCAATACATACACCATTagcccttgggcctgcggccctcgtgctccgagtgtatatatcagcaaaatccctcacagccgtGGTAAAGGTATTACATTTTGTATGATAGACCTGTACATTGTGTGACTAATTTAATCCTATAGGCAATAGCAGGAGCCTCACCACGTTCACACTTAGAACCACTCACTGATGTACTATTTAGTTTGAACAAAAACTGTATCACCCAATTGTCGGCATGGTTACAGGTATGTGTGTTCCAAATAGTGTACACTTTATAAAATGGTTAATCATTTCCAGGAGCTCCTTCAACAGGATAACTTCCCATCATCAACAGTATCCCTGATGGAGAAACAAAACTTTGCATCAGTACTTCTTAGGTACAGTGAAACAATACATTAGTCATTAACTATCTTGTTCATGTCTTCTAGGTCTTCCAATAAGAGAGCGCTACGAGAAAAAGTTAATGAATTTGCAATACTATCTAGAGGATATCAGGGAACTGGTTATCCAGATTCCTAGGAGTGTGTATTATGTTGTGAACTGTATAATAGTGTGACATCTTTATTATGGTAAATAATTGTGGGAAAGTGCTCACACTTAATTGTAATGTCTACCgctaagagttcataatatatattatgaactcttgctaccgCACACTAGCTCTCAGTAGCCTGTGATATTTGGGCAGAGTTTTTATGTAATACAGTGGTGATTACAATGGTTTTTATGACTCCACATGCATGCAAGGCAAGAAGTACTGAACATGGTTCAACATAAGTAAAGTTGTAGTGTTTCATGGCTATCATAAGCATACACACAGACATTCAAATGTTGTTACAGTCTTATACATATTGTAATCAGTGGTGTGTCCGTGTGTGCAGCTCTTCCCTGCTGCCAAACAAGCCCATGCACAGTAGCCTGTAGCCGCAGGGTTTTCTTTGCTGAAACGTGACTATTATAACCAGTCAAATATgggtaatattaattttacatgatattatcacaaaattattttgcaTAATAATAAGCAAATTATGCCATGTGATTACAATAATGTACTTTAAATACTACAAAAGAAAAGTGCACAAGTAGTGAGGTCACTTAAATGTACCAATCCACATGTTAGTGGAGTACAGCCTTTGCTTGGAGCCAATAGTTCCACCCAATACAATTAGCTTATtatcagccacacccactactgTTGGACCACGAGTTGGTACTGGAATATTTGTTATTAGTTCCCATAAACCAGTTGAGGGGTTGAGAGCTTGCACCCCACTAGATTGGATGGTGGGATCTGATAAGGGACTTCCTCCAACTACTAACAAGAATTTTCTAGAGAGAACAACAGGGGATGAGAAATGCCATGGAGTATCAGTGACAGACTGCCACTTTAACTGGTGAGTTGAGAGTGTCTCCAGAGAAGAAGAAAACACTTGTAAAGATGTTTGCCCCTGTGCATTAAATCCACCCAACAAGTACAGGATATTGTTCACAACAGAAGCTTGTAGTTGGAAGTGTGGTGCTGGGAGGTTGTTACAAGTATACCAACATCCATCGGTGGTGTCCAGTAGCTCAACAGCTGATATTACTGTCCATTTACCTTTCACTTTGGCCTTTCCTCCAATAACCATTAACATGGAATGGTACCCAACAGCAGTAGCACAACTCTTGGCAAAAGGCATTTCACTGTAATCCTTCCATTGTCCAGCATCAAGAACGAGTACCTTGTCGGTGGCCTCATCATCAGTTACTAGACCCCCCACAGTGATCAGTTTATCATCCAGTACAGTCATAGCATAAGCATAATATGGTGTGATGATGGGGGAGGGGCTCCACTGGTTGGTAGATAAATTGTAAACATCTAATCTGTAGCTGACCTGGTCATCATTGACACTTCTTCCCTCAAAGCCACCACCAACATAAACTGATCCATGCAGTAACACAACAGTACATGATATTCGACCCACCAGTAGAGGAGCTAATTTATCCCATTTCACCTCCACTGGTTTACTGAAAATATCATGAATACCAACTGGTTGCTATGTGATATGATACTTCAACAAATAAAGTAACGACAATTTCTTACCTGTGCTTTAACTTCTGGTGATGTGGCAAGTTGTTCCAACTTCTCGGTCACTTGTTCTACCTGCCATGTTATGGGGTTCATGGCCACATCTGGACTCCATCCACCATCAGTTTCTTTCATCCTCCTCATCCTCTCTGACACATCTGATATTGGAGGACGTCTGGCAGGATCATCATCAAGACACTGCTCAACTAATACTCGTACATCAGCTGGCCATGGAGCTCCTCTCATCTTCTCTACATGTTCTTGACGTCGTTCTACTTCTGATAAAGCTATTCGTCTCCTAGTCTTAGGATCAGTCACCACATAATGTAGTGGTTTAGGCCATTCTTGATTTACAACATGAAGTATCACTCCGCCATATGAGAATACATCAAGGGGAGGACCATACTCTGGTGTCTCCAGTAAAGCTTCCGGCCCCATAAAGTCTACTGTTCCTGGAGCACGAGTCTTTGTCTTCTTGCTGTCTGCTTCTATTACTTTGGCTACTCCTAGGTCACTGATTTTTACCACAAACTGACTAGTCAGTAAGACATTATTGGGGGAAAGATCTCGGTGGACGATGGGAGGATTATGACTGTGCAGGTACCACAATCCTCTAGATACATCCACTAACATAGACAACTTCACACACATCGGAATATTAGGGTACTTCCCCACCACTGACGTGAGACTCTCCTCCATCCTCTCCATCACTAGAACTGGTAATCGCGACTGTCCACCAGGATTGTATACTCCTAGGAACTGTACCACGTTTGGGTGACTAAGAGCCCCGCTCTGAATACACTCGGAAAgaaatgctttctttgtagcttcgAATTCTTCTGGCGTGACCCCTTGCACTAAAATGGAGTGAACTTCTTTTGCCGCGTAAACAGTTCCGCAATATTCCACCTCGAAAACTCTTCCATACGACCCAACACCAATATCATTTCCGTTTGGCCTCACTCCAGTGAGGTAAAACCGTCTGAGAAGCTCATTCTCAAATCTACTGGCGCTGTCCATTTTTGATGAAAAATTTTCAACTGCGCTTGCGCATCAGTGCCgacagtgggtgtggctcatgctTCACTTTTCCATGCAATTAAAAATCAGTTAACCACAAAACTGTGATGAAGGCAGGAAAATTGGATGGTATGATTATGTTACATGACAATGATTTGATAGACCAACCACGTAAATGATCCTTTCCAAACATCGAGTCACCATCTCATTCTTTTCCGGCATAAAATTCTTCTGTGCTTGTGTGAGTGTCTCTTTGGTGACTCCATGGAATCTGTCCAAAGCTGAAATGATTGAGGCATCATATAAATACCATGTGTGTACCATAatatcataggcggcggaagggggggggggggctagggggctaaagccccccctcggtctgctgaggggggcctaagccccccctcagaatgatatcacaccgaaattatctttcttggagtcgGGCTGAAAacccgtgataaagatcgagatactctaatagagcagtcactctaataaagtagtcagtgtgtagcgagctatgaaaggatttttatgtagtttatcagctagaaatggtagctggtgaggtggaaagctcttgtcagttggttgtgaccttttttttttttttttggtctcaccttaccaaactataga
This genomic interval carries:
- the LOC136255355 gene encoding uncharacterized protein produces the protein MDSASRFENELLRRFYLTGVRPNGNDIGVGSYGRVFEVEYCGTVYAAKEVHSILVQGVTPEEFEATKKAFLSECIQSGALSHPNVVQFLGVYNPGGQSRLPVLVMERMEESLTSVVGKYPNIPMCVKLSMLVDVSRGLWYLHSHNPPIVHRDLSPNNVLLTSQFVVKISDLGVAKVIEADSKKTKTRAPGTVDFMGPEALLETPEYGPPLDVFSYGGVILHVVNQEWPKPLHYVVTDPKTRRRIALSEVERRQEHVEKMRGAPWPADVRVLVEQCLDDDPARRPPISDVSERMRRMKETDGGWSPDVAMNPITWQVEQVTEKLEQLATSPEVKAQQPVGIHDIFSKPVEVKWDKLAPLLVGRISCTVVLLHGSVYVGGGFEGRSVNDDQVSYRLDVYNLSTNQWSPSPIITPYYAYAMTVLDDKLITVGGLVTDDEATDKVLVLDAGQWKDYSEMPFAKSCATAVGYHSMLMVIGGKAKVKGKWTVISAVELLDTTDGCWYTCNNLPAPHFQLQASVVNNILYLLGGFNAQGQTSLQVFSSSLETLSTHQLKWQSVTDTPWHFSSPVVLSRKFLLVVGGSPLSDPTIQSSGVQALNPSTGLWELITNIPVPTRGPTVVGVADNKLIVLGGTIGSKQRLYSTNMWIGTFK